ACAAAATGTTCAGCCGAAAAGGAACTTGAAATTGGGTATAAATGTACTCTATTGGTAAACATATCCACTATAGTGAAAATTGCATTAACTGTAGCGTTTTCACGAGTGACCGTAGGGAAACCACTAACAATATCTGTCGCAATATCAGTCCAGCGACCGGCAACCGGATGGCTGGCTTGGAGTAAACCGGCAGGAGCGTGAGAATTACTTTTGGTACAAGAACAAACGGTACAAGATGCGACATAATTTAACACCGTGTTGTACATATCtggaaaatgaaatttggtGCGGATATCTTGATATCTACCGCTACCCGCGCATTTTTGACCAcatgtttttttcttgaccACATTTCTTGACCACATGTTTGTTAGCACTTTATAATTTGCCCAATTTTGGTGGTAGCGCAAAAATAAGGGTACCATAGGAATCTACATAACCCAGGGAGATAAACCATATAGTTTTTAGGTTTATAACTTCAATATACACTGAGTTGTTGTCGAACAGAAAAAGGTTAAAAATTCAAGGGCAAGagaaaaaatgatttttttgcgCGCACGACCCgaaaaatcagaattttttgaaaaacagCGATTTTTGGTCATTTTTGGAAAGACGTGGACGGACAACCAGGAGAGGTGGTAAACTGAGAGTTGATAGACAGTTAGCTAGGTCAATGAATTTGAggttgaaaaaagaagggTGGTTATACCTTTTCTGTGTGGCGagttattaatgattttctttgaccacacGTTTTTGGGTAGCGCTGAGTTTTGaccacattttttttctctggTTGACCACA
This is a stretch of genomic DNA from Candida dubliniensis CD36 chromosome 1, complete sequence. It encodes these proteins:
- a CDS encoding retrotransposon protein (fragment), putative (transposable element), giving the protein MVPLFLRYHQNWANYKVLTNMWSRNVVKKKTCGQKCAGSGRYQDIRTKFHFPDMYNTVLNYVASCTVCSCTKSNSHAPAGLLQASHPVAGRWTDIATDIVSGFPTVTRENATVNAIFTIVDMFTNRVHLYPISSSFSAEHFVTLFMTKYFPYHGLPQSITADRGPQFGSDFFSIGVQRS